The Lysobacter sp. genome includes a window with the following:
- a CDS encoding amidohydrolase — protein sequence MRTTLLALSLACAFGAPFASAADGQRPEVGQQAARLQPKVLAWRRDLHEHPELGNRETRTAKVVADHLRSLGLDVKTGIATTGVIAVLKGGKPGPRIAIRADMDALPVTERNALPFASKATSTFRGETVGVMHACGHDAHTSTLMGVAEALVAMKADLPGEILFVFQPAEEGPPDGEEGGAEEMLAQGLFRDFKPEAVFGLHVFSTLNAGQLGYRAGPAMAASDRFNIVIKGRQTHGSRPWGGVDPIVAAADVIGSAQTIVSRRQNISKLPVVVTFGAIKGGIRYNIIPDQVEMIGTIRTFDEGMRAAVFKDLQNVAEHVAAAHGATAVSQIPDTKGNPVTVNDPALSAKMRPSLVRAVGADNVVDMDLNMGAEDFSFYAREVPGFFFFVGATPKGQDALKAASNHSPEFFLDESALDVGLRAMLQVTLDYLHSAQ from the coding sequence ATGCGCACGACCCTGCTTGCCCTGTCCCTCGCCTGTGCGTTCGGCGCTCCGTTTGCTTCCGCCGCCGACGGGCAGCGCCCGGAGGTCGGCCAGCAGGCCGCGCGACTGCAGCCGAAAGTCCTCGCCTGGCGCCGCGACCTCCACGAACACCCGGAGCTGGGCAACCGCGAAACGCGCACCGCCAAAGTCGTCGCCGACCATCTGCGTTCGCTCGGCCTCGACGTGAAGACCGGCATCGCCACCACCGGCGTGATCGCAGTGCTCAAGGGCGGCAAACCCGGCCCGCGCATCGCGATCCGCGCCGACATGGACGCGTTGCCGGTGACCGAGCGCAACGCACTGCCGTTCGCCTCGAAAGCCACGTCGACCTTTCGCGGCGAAACCGTCGGCGTGATGCACGCCTGCGGCCACGACGCGCACACCTCGACGCTGATGGGCGTCGCCGAAGCGCTGGTGGCGATGAAGGCCGACCTGCCGGGCGAAATCCTGTTCGTGTTCCAGCCGGCCGAGGAAGGCCCGCCGGACGGCGAGGAGGGCGGCGCCGAGGAAATGCTGGCGCAGGGCCTGTTCCGCGATTTCAAACCGGAGGCGGTATTCGGCCTGCACGTGTTCAGCACGCTCAACGCCGGGCAACTGGGCTACCGCGCCGGCCCGGCGATGGCCGCGTCCGACCGCTTCAACATCGTCATCAAGGGCCGGCAGACGCACGGCTCGCGGCCGTGGGGCGGGGTCGATCCGATCGTCGCCGCCGCCGACGTGATCGGCAGCGCGCAGACGATTGTCAGCCGCCGGCAGAACATCTCGAAGCTGCCGGTGGTGGTCACCTTCGGCGCGATCAAGGGCGGCATCCGCTACAACATCATTCCCGACCAGGTGGAAATGATCGGCACCATCCGCACCTTCGACGAGGGCATGCGCGCGGCGGTGTTCAAGGATCTGCAGAACGTGGCCGAACACGTGGCCGCCGCGCACGGCGCGACCGCCGTATCGCAGATCCCCGACACCAAGGGCAACCCGGTCACCGTCAACGATCCCGCGCTGAGCGCGAAGATGCGGCCGAGCCTGGTGCGCGCGGTCGGTGCCGACAACGTGGTCGACATGGACCTCAACATGGGCGCCGAGGATTTTTCGTTCTACGCGCGCGAAGTGCCCGGCTTCTTCTTCTTCGTCGGCGCCACGCCGAAGGGACAGGACGCACTGAAAGCGGCATCGAACCATTCGCCGGAATTCTTCCTCGACGAATCCGCGCTGGATGTCGGCCTGCGCGCGATGCTGCAGGTGACGCTGGATTATCTGCACAGCGCACAGTGA
- a CDS encoding APC family permease: MSEPASIRPLEGDAALIRAVGTFALTAAVINVIIGGGIFRMPSSLAAQMGSAAPLALLAGALAIVPVALCFAAIGSRTQATGGPYTYLTAVFGPFAGFLAGALMWISNIASSAGVAAALSVQVATLVPAFADTYARAGLLTAVYLLLFALNAFGVKLGARAIAVLATLKLLPLFLLAGIGVFFVDWSQVSFSFGDVPSVSALGASMVLVMFAYSGMETALVPSGELRDPARNVPRATIAAILLVVLLYLGLQIVGQGLLGPTLAESGVPIADTAAALWAPGRTLLLITACISMSGFLLGNLLGTSRLVFALGRDGYLPRAFGRVTATHRVPLLALAVHAGFAWALALGGTFDALALISGGAICLTYGFVSLAAWRAQRIDLRQNGAAPFVIPGGPLIPAISLLAMLAITATLTAKEWSAIGIALAALIAIYGLLRVLRRTPATPA, encoded by the coding sequence ATGTCCGAACCCGCATCCATCCGCCCGCTCGAAGGCGATGCCGCGCTGATCCGTGCGGTCGGCACATTCGCGCTGACGGCGGCGGTGATCAACGTGATCATCGGCGGCGGCATCTTCCGCATGCCGTCGTCGCTGGCGGCGCAGATGGGCAGCGCGGCGCCGCTGGCGCTGTTGGCCGGCGCATTGGCCATCGTGCCGGTGGCGCTGTGCTTCGCCGCGATCGGCAGCCGCACCCAGGCCACCGGCGGGCCGTACACCTATCTGACCGCGGTGTTCGGGCCGTTCGCGGGCTTCCTGGCCGGTGCGCTGATGTGGATCAGCAATATCGCATCGAGCGCCGGTGTCGCCGCTGCGCTGTCGGTGCAGGTGGCCACGCTGGTGCCGGCGTTCGCGGACACCTATGCGCGCGCCGGACTGCTGACGGCGGTCTATCTGCTGCTGTTCGCGTTGAATGCGTTCGGCGTGAAGCTCGGCGCGCGCGCGATCGCGGTGCTGGCGACGCTGAAACTGCTGCCGCTGTTCCTGCTCGCCGGCATCGGCGTGTTCTTCGTCGATTGGAGCCAGGTCAGTTTCTCGTTCGGCGATGTGCCGTCGGTGTCCGCGCTGGGCGCGTCGATGGTGCTGGTGATGTTCGCCTACTCCGGCATGGAAACCGCGCTGGTGCCCTCGGGCGAACTGCGCGACCCCGCGCGCAACGTGCCGCGCGCGACCATCGCCGCGATCCTGCTGGTGGTGCTGCTGTATCTCGGCCTGCAGATCGTCGGCCAGGGCCTGCTCGGTCCGACACTGGCCGAGAGCGGCGTGCCGATCGCCGATACCGCCGCTGCGCTGTGGGCGCCGGGACGCACGCTGCTGCTGATCACCGCCTGTATTTCGATGAGCGGTTTTCTGCTGGGCAATCTGCTCGGCACTTCGCGGCTCGTGTTCGCGCTGGGACGCGACGGCTATCTGCCGCGCGCCTTCGGTCGCGTCACCGCGACGCATCGCGTGCCGCTGCTCGCGCTGGCGGTGCATGCGGGATTCGCCTGGGCGCTCGCGCTGGGCGGCACGTTCGATGCGCTGGCGCTGATTTCCGGCGGCGCGATCTGCCTCACCTACGGTTTCGTCAGCCTCGCCGCGTGGCGCGCGCAGCGCATCGACCTGCGCCAGAACGGCGCCGCGCCGTTCGTGATCCCCGGTGGTCCGCTGATCCCTGCCATCTCGCTGCTGGCGATGCTGGCCATCACCGCGACCTTGACCGCCAAGGAATGGAGTGCGATCGGCATCGCTCTGGCCGCGCTGATCGCGATCTACGGCCTGCTGCGCGTGCTGCGCCGCACACCGGCGACACCCGCCTGA
- a CDS encoding ammonium transporter, whose protein sequence is MACAQTSTEEIVHSVWIATCAGLVLMMQPGFALLESGFCRAKNAVNVIMKNFTDCAIASLAYWAVGFGLMFGLNWNGMVGTSDFFPSGGGDTSLVNVLYQTFFAATAATIISGAVAERIRFMPYLVGTAIMVCVIYPIYGAWVWGGTADNPGWLRGMGFLDTAGGSAVHVIGGFTALGALVVLGPRLGRFSRTGEVREIPGHNLPLAALGAFLLWVGWLGFNGGAADPDFKDLGVIVLNTHLGAAAGIVGAMLTLSIHRRPLLMSAVLNGALGGLVAVTAGAKYMDPGFAIVTSLVGGMIAVVGPAMLQRMKIDDVVDAVSVHGFCGLWGTIATGMFMRDHLFDLHQIGVQALGAFVAAGWAFTIGWGLYKLLAMTIGVRASTEHEQRGLDYTEHYEIGYGEFMASRTHRDLGGEA, encoded by the coding sequence ATGGCCTGCGCGCAGACGTCGACCGAAGAAATCGTGCACTCGGTCTGGATCGCGACCTGCGCCGGACTGGTGCTGATGATGCAACCGGGCTTCGCGCTGCTGGAAAGCGGGTTCTGCCGCGCGAAGAACGCGGTCAACGTGATCATGAAGAATTTCACCGACTGCGCCATCGCCTCGCTGGCGTACTGGGCGGTGGGCTTCGGGTTGATGTTCGGCCTGAACTGGAACGGCATGGTCGGCACCAGCGACTTCTTTCCCAGCGGCGGCGGCGATACCTCGCTGGTGAATGTGCTCTACCAGACCTTCTTCGCCGCCACCGCCGCGACCATCATCAGCGGCGCGGTGGCCGAGCGCATCCGCTTCATGCCGTATCTGGTCGGCACCGCGATCATGGTCTGCGTGATCTACCCGATCTACGGCGCATGGGTCTGGGGCGGCACCGCCGACAATCCGGGCTGGCTGCGCGGGATGGGCTTCCTCGATACCGCCGGCGGTTCCGCCGTGCACGTGATCGGCGGCTTCACCGCGCTCGGCGCGCTGGTGGTGCTGGGGCCGCGCCTCGGACGTTTCTCGCGCACCGGCGAGGTCCGCGAGATCCCCGGCCACAACCTGCCGTTGGCGGCGCTGGGCGCGTTCCTGCTCTGGGTGGGCTGGCTGGGCTTCAACGGCGGCGCCGCAGATCCGGATTTCAAGGATCTCGGCGTGATCGTGCTCAACACCCATCTCGGCGCGGCTGCGGGCATCGTCGGCGCGATGTTGACGCTGTCCATCCATCGCCGTCCGCTGCTGATGTCGGCCGTGCTCAACGGTGCGCTCGGCGGCCTGGTCGCGGTCACGGCGGGCGCGAAATACATGGATCCCGGCTTCGCCATCGTCACCAGCCTGGTCGGCGGCATGATCGCGGTGGTCGGCCCGGCGATGCTGCAGCGGATGAAGATCGACGACGTGGTCGACGCGGTGTCCGTGCATGGTTTTTGTGGCCTGTGGGGCACCATCGCCACCGGCATGTTCATGCGCGACCATCTGTTCGACCTCCACCAGATCGGGGTGCAGGCGCTCGGCGCCTTCGTCGCCGCCGGATGGGCCTTCACCATCGGCTGGGGCCTCTACAAGTTGCTCGCGATGACGATCGGCGTGCGCGCCAGCACCGAGCACGAACAGCGCGGCCTCGACTACACCGAGCACTACGAAATCGGCTACGGCGAATTCATGGCGTCGCGCACGCATCGCGATCTGGGCGGCGAGGCCTGA
- a CDS encoding methyltransferase, translated as MSNDASPTLAEPSIEQPPTAFPMMSAYLPMVKSAAMTSAAELGVFHFLHRQPASSLDAALGLDTSAQGMQSLFHALASFDLLIRNSDGTYRNAPFIERYFTPAAAADLTPGLLWNAEAMKLMTGLTDAIRQGQPAESMWATMTRRPGMGALFSRYMEAFAGYFSDDLLQHIDIPADARQLLDIGGSHGLHAASLCLRHPRLHATVFDLAESLTQTPRVIEQHGLQARMTLRAGDAVADDFGTGSDGGKFDVVLLLSVLHNQTEADAQDIVRRALDALKPGGLIVVHEYFHDPADPINPGRYAASFLLTLLVEVGTTLQRPELLQAWLRDGGCRSIRRVDMAEDGKGSLLLATRDGGGQDWF; from the coding sequence ATGTCGAACGACGCATCACCGACGCTGGCTGAGCCGTCCATCGAGCAGCCGCCCACCGCCTTCCCGATGATGTCGGCCTACCTGCCGATGGTGAAGAGCGCGGCGATGACTTCGGCGGCCGAACTCGGCGTGTTCCATTTCCTGCATCGACAGCCGGCTTCCTCGCTGGATGCGGCGCTGGGGCTGGATACGAGTGCGCAAGGCATGCAAAGCCTGTTCCATGCCCTGGCATCGTTCGACCTGCTCATCCGCAACAGCGATGGCACCTACCGCAACGCGCCGTTCATCGAACGGTATTTCACGCCGGCGGCGGCGGCGGATCTCACCCCGGGTCTGCTGTGGAATGCGGAGGCGATGAAGCTGATGACCGGATTGACGGATGCGATCCGCCAGGGACAACCGGCCGAATCGATGTGGGCCACGATGACGCGCAGGCCCGGCATGGGCGCGCTGTTCTCGCGCTACATGGAAGCCTTCGCCGGTTATTTTTCCGACGATCTCCTGCAGCACATCGACATCCCGGCCGACGCGCGCCAACTGCTTGACATCGGCGGCTCGCACGGCCTGCACGCGGCCTCCCTGTGCCTGCGTCATCCACGGCTGCACGCGACCGTGTTCGATCTGGCCGAGAGCCTCACCCAGACTCCGCGCGTGATCGAACAGCATGGCCTGCAGGCGCGGATGACCCTGCGTGCCGGCGATGCGGTCGCCGACGATTTCGGCACCGGAAGCGATGGCGGCAAATTCGATGTCGTCCTGCTGCTGTCGGTGCTGCACAACCAGACCGAAGCCGATGCACAGGACATCGTCCGCCGTGCGCTGGACGCGCTGAAGCCCGGCGGGCTGATCGTGGTCCACGAGTATTTCCACGACCCGGCCGACCCGATCAATCCGGGACGCTACGCGGCATCGTTCCTGCTGACCCTGCTGGTCGAGGTCGGCACCACGCTGCAGCGCCCCGAGCTTCTGCAGGCCTGGCTGCGCGATGGCGGATGCCGCTCGATCCGCCGGGTGGACATGGCGGAAGACGGCAAAGGCTCTCTACTGTTGGCGACGCGCGACGGAGGCGGGCAGGACTGGTTCTGA
- a CDS encoding glycosyltransferase family 2 protein: MTQPHLSVVVPVFNERDNVTPLIKEIVTALRGLITFEIVYVDDCSRDDTLDVLKALKADVPELRVIKNISQSGQSTAVRNGVKQARGAWIATLDGDGQNDPADIPKLLAKRDESAADVKLFAGWRVNRKDTGSKRWASKFANAIRSRMLRDATPDTGCGIKLFERDAFLDLPYFDHMHRYLPALMQRAGWKTVSVPVNHRHRASGVSKYNNLNRALVGLRDLRGVAWLIVRSKRTAVEEL, translated from the coding sequence ATGACCCAGCCCCACCTCTCCGTCGTCGTCCCCGTGTTCAACGAGCGCGACAACGTCACGCCGCTGATCAAAGAAATCGTGACTGCGCTGCGCGGCCTGATCACGTTCGAGATCGTCTATGTCGACGACTGCTCGCGCGACGACACGCTCGACGTGCTGAAGGCGCTCAAGGCCGACGTGCCCGAGCTGCGCGTGATCAAGAACATCAGCCAGAGCGGGCAGAGCACCGCCGTGCGCAACGGGGTGAAGCAGGCGCGCGGCGCGTGGATCGCGACCCTCGACGGCGACGGCCAGAACGATCCGGCCGATATCCCGAAGCTGCTCGCCAAGCGCGACGAATCCGCCGCCGACGTGAAACTGTTCGCCGGCTGGCGCGTGAACCGCAAGGACACCGGCAGCAAGCGCTGGGCCTCGAAGTTCGCGAATGCGATCCGCAGCCGCATGCTGCGCGATGCCACGCCCGACACCGGCTGCGGCATCAAACTGTTCGAGCGCGATGCCTTCCTCGACCTGCCGTACTTCGACCACATGCATCGCTATCTGCCGGCGCTGATGCAGCGCGCGGGCTGGAAGACGGTCAGCGTGCCGGTGAACCACCGCCACCGCGCCAGCGGCGTATCGAAGTACAACAATCTCAACCGCGCCCTCGTCGGCCTGCGCGATCTGCGCGGCGTGGCCTGGCTGATAGTGCGCAGCAAGCGCACCGCCGTCGAAGAGCTGTAG
- a CDS encoding type II toxin-antitoxin system RelE/ParE family toxin: MAAIYFANEVGTDFLRILAHLREHAATDDAVRLAGLIAAIDVLAANPLIGRPTADGCRELVIGRGMRGYIALYSYDEPKDLVRILAVRSQKESGYHRP; encoded by the coding sequence TTGGCGGCGATCTACTTCGCGAACGAGGTCGGTACGGACTTTCTACGTATCCTCGCCCATCTTCGCGAGCATGCTGCGACAGACGACGCCGTGCGCTTGGCGGGCCTGATCGCTGCGATTGATGTGCTGGCCGCCAATCCGCTGATCGGCCGCCCCACTGCGGATGGATGCCGCGAGCTGGTGATCGGACGCGGCATGCGCGGCTATATCGCCCTTTACAGTTACGACGAACCGAAGGATCTGGTGAGAATCCTCGCCGTCCGTTCGCAGAAAGAATCCGGATACCACCGCCCATGA
- a CDS encoding ribbon-helix-helix protein, CopG family produces the protein MSTTTIRIPDDLKSRLAKLAEYEGLSTHGLILDAITEKADALERRQAFHAEAQERLARMLDTGMGIPWEDMKQYLNARMAGEDLPLPEPKRIGA, from the coding sequence ATGTCCACCACCACGATTCGCATCCCCGATGATCTGAAGTCGCGGTTGGCCAAGCTCGCGGAATACGAGGGCCTGTCGACGCATGGCTTGATCCTCGATGCCATCACCGAAAAAGCCGACGCGCTGGAACGGCGGCAGGCGTTCCACGCCGAGGCGCAGGAACGACTCGCACGCATGCTCGACACCGGCATGGGAATTCCGTGGGAAGACATGAAGCAGTATCTCAACGCACGGATGGCGGGCGAAGACTTGCCGTTGCCCGAGCCGAAACGGATCGGGGCGTGA
- a CDS encoding ParB/RepB/Spo0J family partition protein, whose product MTAAKKPRGLGRGLEALLGPKAAAAAPALEATPADTLRMLPIDALTPGKYQPRRAMDPGKLTELAESIKAQGVIQPVVVREIDKDKGGKVYEIIAGERRWRASQQAGLTELPVVIRVVDDRTVVAMALIENIQREDLNPLEEAQALQRLIDEFDLTHAQAAEAVGRSRAAVSNLLRLLELPADIRTLVETRALEMGHARALLSLAPQAAIALARQAAELGWSVREVEHRVQQYSAGQIPSGTKAKTNGAKAKPQADIVALERDLSESLGTKVNVLHGRGGKGRLVIHYTDLDTLDGVLERLKARG is encoded by the coding sequence ATGACTGCTGCGAAGAAGCCGCGTGGCCTCGGCCGCGGCCTGGAAGCCCTGCTCGGCCCCAAGGCCGCCGCTGCGGCACCCGCGCTGGAAGCCACGCCCGCCGACACGCTGCGGATGCTGCCGATCGATGCGCTGACGCCGGGCAAATACCAGCCGCGACGCGCGATGGACCCGGGCAAGCTCACCGAGCTGGCCGAATCGATCAAGGCGCAGGGCGTGATCCAGCCCGTCGTCGTGCGCGAAATCGACAAGGACAAGGGCGGCAAGGTCTACGAGATCATCGCCGGCGAACGCCGCTGGCGCGCTTCGCAGCAGGCCGGCCTGACCGAACTGCCGGTCGTCATCCGCGTGGTCGACGACCGTACCGTGGTCGCGATGGCGCTGATCGAGAACATCCAGCGCGAAGATCTCAATCCACTGGAAGAAGCGCAGGCGCTGCAGCGGCTGATCGACGAATTCGACCTCACCCACGCGCAGGCCGCCGAAGCGGTCGGCCGCTCGCGCGCGGCGGTCTCCAACCTGCTGCGCCTGCTGGAACTGCCGGCCGACATCCGCACGCTGGTGGAAACCCGCGCACTGGAAATGGGCCACGCCCGCGCGCTGCTGTCGCTGGCGCCGCAGGCCGCGATCGCGCTGGCACGCCAGGCCGCCGAACTCGGCTGGTCGGTGCGCGAAGTCGAACACCGCGTGCAGCAGTACAGCGCCGGCCAGATCCCTTCGGGCACCAAGGCGAAAACCAACGGCGCCAAAGCCAAACCGCAGGCCGACATCGTCGCCCTGGAGCGCGACCTCTCCGAATCCCTGGGCACCAAGGTCAACGTGCTGCACGGTCGCGGCGGCAAGGGCCGGCTGGTGATCCACTACACCGATCTGGACACGCTGGACGGCGTGCTGGAGCGGTTGAAGGCGCGCGGATAA
- a CDS encoding ParA family protein, giving the protein MARIIAIANQKGGVGKTTTSVNLAAALAQAPKRVLLVDLDAQGNATMGSGIDKRELAGSTCDVMLEERHAADVIVRTPEGFDLMPGNSDLTAAEIELMDEPGREQRLRRALEPLRERYDFILVDCPPALSLLTLNALTAADSILVPMQCEYYALEGLSALLQTIDALKAKLNPALEIEGVLRTMFDVRNNLANAVSADLTSHFGDKVFRTIIPRNVRLAEAPSHGQSIVGYDKGSRGAIAYLGLAGEIIRHQRERAQKAGPGNPRTITSETRA; this is encoded by the coding sequence ATGGCCCGCATCATCGCCATCGCCAACCAGAAAGGCGGAGTCGGCAAGACCACCACCTCGGTCAATCTCGCCGCCGCACTGGCGCAGGCGCCCAAGCGCGTGCTGCTGGTCGATCTCGACGCCCAGGGCAACGCCACCATGGGCAGCGGCATCGACAAGCGCGAGCTGGCCGGCTCCACCTGCGACGTGATGCTGGAGGAGAGGCACGCCGCCGACGTGATCGTGCGTACGCCCGAAGGCTTCGACCTGATGCCCGGCAACAGCGACCTGACCGCCGCGGAGATCGAGCTGATGGACGAGCCCGGTCGCGAACAGCGGCTGCGGCGCGCGCTGGAACCGCTGCGCGAACGCTACGACTTCATCCTGGTCGACTGCCCGCCGGCGCTGTCGCTGCTCACGCTCAACGCATTGACCGCCGCCGATTCGATCCTGGTGCCGATGCAGTGCGAGTACTACGCGCTCGAAGGCCTCAGCGCTTTGCTGCAGACGATCGACGCGCTCAAGGCCAAGCTCAATCCGGCGTTGGAGATCGAAGGCGTGCTGCGCACCATGTTCGACGTGCGCAACAACCTCGCCAACGCGGTCTCGGCGGACCTCACCTCGCACTTCGGCGACAAGGTGTTCCGCACCATCATTCCGCGCAACGTGCGCCTGGCCGAGGCGCCCAGCCACGGCCAGAGCATCGTCGGTTACGACAAGGGATCGCGCGGGGCCATCGCATACCTCGGGCTGGCCGGCGAAATCATCCGCCACCAGCGCGAGCGCGCGCAAAAAGCCGGCCCCGGCAATCCGCGCACCATCACCTCGGAGACTCGTGCATGA
- the rsmG gene encoding 16S rRNA (guanine(527)-N(7))-methyltransferase RsmG, whose protein sequence is MTTHDLPAAARNDLDAGLQALHLEPALAEPLARYLALLLRWNATYNLTAIRDPREMVTKHLLDSLAMAPFVASAPTLADLGTGPGLPGIPLAIAVPGLHVTLVESNGKKARFMREALRTLGLGNAEVAESRIEALNRPGAFMAITARALATLPQILALGGHLLAPEGVLLAMKGARPDDEIAALPAGWALREIHPLIVPGLDADRHLVAVGRTKSTIG, encoded by the coding sequence ATGACGACCCACGATCTCCCCGCCGCCGCCCGCAACGATCTGGATGCCGGCCTGCAGGCGCTGCACCTCGAGCCGGCGCTGGCCGAACCGCTGGCGCGGTACCTGGCGCTGCTGCTGCGCTGGAACGCCACCTACAACCTCACCGCCATCCGCGACCCGCGCGAGATGGTGACCAAGCATCTGCTGGACTCGCTGGCGATGGCGCCGTTCGTCGCTTCGGCGCCGACCCTGGCCGATCTCGGCACCGGGCCGGGACTGCCGGGCATTCCGCTGGCGATCGCGGTGCCGGGGCTGCACGTGACCCTGGTGGAATCGAACGGCAAGAAAGCCCGGTTCATGCGCGAGGCGCTCCGGACCCTGGGCCTGGGTAATGCCGAAGTGGCCGAATCGCGGATCGAGGCCCTGAACCGTCCTGGGGCATTCATGGCGATCACCGCCCGCGCCCTGGCCACCCTGCCGCAGATCCTGGCGCTGGGCGGGCATCTGCTGGCACCGGAAGGCGTGCTGCTGGCGATGAAGGGCGCCCGCCCCGACGACGAGATCGCGGCCCTGCCCGCAGGCTGGGCGCTGCGGGAGATCCATCCCCTGATCGTGCCCGGCCTGGACGCAGATCGGCATCTGGTGGCGGTCGGCAGGACGAAATCGACCATCGGCTGA
- a CDS encoding 4'-phosphopantetheinyl transferase superfamily protein codes for MQCAWWPYRRGDRAEPPVRAWLGALWNLPAHALALTRDGYGRPHLDGGGHHVDLNWSHSGDWLIAACVDDGRVGIDIELLRPRPKALALARRFFAPEETAWLTTLADDPAHLQHAFTRLWCAKEALLKAHGRGLSFGLEKLRFVLDDNEAAPQLAGCDPALGATNDWRLDAWSPVPGYLATLAWRAVAGGASAPDAIGAETPSTKSRRA; via the coding sequence GTGCAATGCGCATGGTGGCCGTATCGTCGCGGCGACCGCGCCGAACCACCGGTACGCGCATGGCTCGGCGCGCTGTGGAATCTACCAGCGCACGCGTTGGCGCTGACCCGCGATGGCTACGGCCGACCGCATCTGGACGGCGGCGGCCATCACGTGGACCTCAACTGGAGCCACAGCGGCGACTGGCTGATCGCCGCCTGCGTCGACGACGGCCGGGTCGGTATCGACATCGAACTGCTGCGGCCTCGCCCGAAAGCGCTGGCGCTGGCGAGGCGGTTCTTCGCGCCGGAGGAAACCGCGTGGCTGACGACGCTGGCCGACGACCCCGCGCACCTGCAGCACGCCTTCACCCGATTGTGGTGCGCGAAGGAGGCGCTGCTGAAGGCGCACGGTCGCGGCCTGTCGTTCGGGCTGGAGAAACTGCGCTTCGTTCTCGACGACAACGAGGCTGCGCCGCAACTGGCCGGCTGCGACCCGGCGCTGGGCGCCACGAACGATTGGCGACTCGATGCGTGGTCGCCGGTACCGGGGTATCTGGCGACGCTGGCCTGGCGGGCTGTTGCGGGAGGGGCTTCAGCCCCGGATGCGATCGGGGCCGAAACCCCTTCCACAAAATCGCGTCGCGCATAA